In Sorghum bicolor cultivar BTx623 chromosome 8, Sorghum_bicolor_NCBIv3, whole genome shotgun sequence, one genomic interval encodes:
- the LOC8069704 gene encoding probable L-gulonolactone oxidase 4, giving the protein MGVFLLLLLACLLIPATTIYLLPANTTPPWEPITCTGGNGTSSCTVTNSIGSFPDRTICRAATAVYPRTEAELVAAVAAAAAAKRKVKVATTHSHSFTKLACPGDGGGDGTVISTRWLNRTVRIDVGRRLLTVESGMLLRDLVEVAAEAGLALPHSPYWSGLTVGGLLATGAHGSSLWGKGSAVHEYVVGMRIVTPAPASQGFAVVRELGADHPDLDAAKVSLGVLGVISQVTLALQPMFKRSVTFLTRDDSDMTEKVSIWGRLHEFGDVTWLPYQRKVVYRQDDRVDVATPGDAINDFLGFRSQAKLSQVTARLLDEWFEEMDADTARCQMARLTMWKVQREAYGFTNDGVSFTGYPMVGFQHRIQASSSCLDTASKHAGGLLQPTCMWDARVRGALFYSSGFSVALSRAPAFVADMQRLRDLNPPAFCGLEGKLGVFMRYVKASSAFLGKAEDSLDFDVVYYRSSTGGALRRHADVVDELEQMALRKYGAVPHWGKNRNFAFDGAIAKYPRAGEFLRVKERFDPEGIFSSEWSDQVLGVEGSPSIVRKGCAIEGLCVCSDDSHCAPEKGYFCRPGKVYMEARVCVFDGDELKRRRSGIVDEL; this is encoded by the exons ATGGgcgtcttcctcctcctcctcctcgcttgCCTTCTCATTCCAGCCACCACCATCTACCTCCTCCCAGCCAACACCACACCGCCATGGGAGCCGATCACCTGCACGGGCGGCAACGGCACATCGAGCTGCACGGTCACCAACTCAATCGGCTCCTTCCCGGACCGCACCATCTGCCGCGCGGCGACCGCCGTCTACCCGCGCACGGAGGCGGAGCTCGTCGCGGCcgtggcggcggccgccgcggccAAGCGGAAGGTGAAGGTGGCCACGACGCACTCCCACAGCTTCACGAAGCTCGCGTGccccggcgacggcggcggcgacggcaccGTCATCAGCACGCGGTGGCTCAACCGGACGGTGCGTATTGACGTCGGCCGGCGGCTCCTGACGGTGGAGAGCGGCATGCTGCTCAGGGACCTCGTCGAGGTCGCCGCCGAGGCCGGGCTCGCGCTGCCGCACTCCCCGTACTGGAGCGGGCTCACCGTCGGCGGCCTCCTCGCCACCGGCGCCCACGGGAGCTCGCTGTGGGGCAAAGGGAGCGCCGTGCATGAGTACGTCGTCGGGATGAGGATCGTGACGCCCGCGCCGGCGAGCCAGGGGTTCGCCGTCGTCAGGGAGCTCGGCGCCGACCACCCTGACCTGGATGCGGCTAAGGTCTCCCTCGGCGTTCTGGGTGTTATTTCTCAG GTCACCCTTGCGTTACAGCCAATGTTCAAGCGATCGGTGACGTTCCTGACGCGCGACGACTCCGACATGACGGAGAAGGTGTCCATTTGGGGACGCCTCCACGAGTTCGGCGACGTGACATGGCTACCATACCAGCGCAAGGTCGTGTACCGCCAGGATGACCGCGTCGACGTCGCCACTCCGGGAGACGCCATCAACGACTTCCTCGGCTTCCGCTCCCAAGCTAAGCTTAGCCAAGTCACCGCCAGGCTCCTAG ACGAGTGGTTTGAAGAGATGGATGCTGACACTGCCAGGTGCCAGATGGCACGACTGACGATGTGGAAAGTGCAGCGGGAGGCCTACGGCTTCACCAACGACGGTGTGTCCTTCACGGGGTACCCAATGGTGGGGTTCCAGCACCGCATCCAGGCCTCCAGCTCATGTCTGGACACGGCCTCCAAGCACGCCGGCGGCCTGCTGCAGCCGACCTGCATGTGGGACGCGCGGGTGCGCGGCGCGCTGTTCTACAGCTCCGGCTTCAGCGTGGCGCTGTCCAGGGCGCCGGCGTTCGTCGCCGACATGCAGAGGCTCCGCGACCTCAACCCGCCGGCGTTCTGCGGGCTCGAGGGCAAGCTGGGCGTGTTCATGCGCTACGTCAAGGCCTCCTCGGCGTTCCTCGGCAAGGCCGAGGACTCGCTGGACTTCGACGTCGTCTACTACCGGAGCTCCACCGGCGGCGCGCTGCGCAGGCACGCCGACGTGGTCGACGAGCTGGAGCAGATGGCGCTGCGCAAGTACGGCGCCGTCCCGCACTGGGGCAAGAACAGGAACTTCGCCTTCGATGGCGCCATCGCCAAGTACCCGAGGGCCGGCGAGTTCTTGAGGGTGAAGGAGAGGTTTGATCCGGAGGGGATCTTCTCCAGCGAGTGGAGTGACCAGGTGCTTGGCGTCGAGGGCAGCCCCAGCATCGTCAGGAAGGGCTGCGCCATTGAAGGTCTCTGTGTTTGCTCCGACGACTCGCACTGCGCGCCGGAGAAGGGATACTTCTGCCGGCCTGGGAAGGTTTACATGGAGGCCAGGGTCTGCGTGTTCGACGGGGACGAGCTCAAGCGCAGACGCAGTGGCATCGTTGATGAACTCTGA